The DNA window TTAGAATCTCTGGCTCTCGTTTTGGGGCCAGGTTTTTGCCTCTAGGGAAAAATAGCTAGAGACCTGTTTCCGATGGACCAACGTTGGCAAAATCTTATGAGTTTACCACCTGCCGATACACCCCTGTACAACCATCCCTTACCGGATATTGAAACCTGGCTGCGGGAGTTGGGATGCCAGCAAGACGAGAATCAACTGCATTGCTGGTATTTAGAACGTCCGGAATGGAAAGCCGAACTGGCCCTGGAGATCGATCAAATCGCCGTCCGCTATCTGAAAGCTGGCGACGGCGCGCGCGACGTTCGACGCACCTTTAAATATTCCCTGTCTCGTCAGGACATAGAAGAAGCCGTCTTTGCCGGTCCCTAGACCTTGCCAAAACGACGGTGGCGTTGTTGGTAGTTGTAAATGGCCCGATAAAACTCTTGGCGGTTGAAGTCGGGCCATAACGTATCCGTGACGTAAATTTCCGTATAGGCCAGCTGCCACAGCAAAAAATTGCTCAGGCGCATTTCACCACTGGTGCGGATAAACAAATCCGGGTCTTCCAGATTGGACGTATAAAGGTGGCGAGAAAATAGATTCTCGTCAATTTCTTCCGGTTGGATCTGTCCGTGCTGTACCTGCCGGGCAAGGGCACGGCAAGCCTGTAAAATTTCCTGACGTCCGCCGTAATTGGTAGCAACGTTGAATCGAATCCCCCGGTTGTCGCGGGTGGCGGCCATGGCTCGGTCGATTTCCTCCTGCAGCGATCGCGGCAGCGCCTGCAAATTGCCCACAAACTGGATGCGCACATCTTCTGCAACCATCTCATCCAATTCGCGCCGCAGCACCCGCTCGAACAAGGTCATTAAAAATTCCACCTCCGAGAGGGGACGCTTCCAGTTTTCCGTGGAAAAAGCATACACCGTCAAGGCTTGAATGCCCCAATCCCGACAGCAGCGCAACAGATCTTTTAACACATCGACGCCGTGCTGGTGCCCCACAATTCTGGGCAATCCCTGGTTGCGTGCCCAGCGTCCGTTCCCATCCATAATTACCGCCACATGTTGGGGCAGTTTTTCCCGGTCCAAATCGGCAGGTAGCTCGTGTAACACAGTTGGCTTAGCAGTCATTTTTTCTCCCGAGAAGCCGATGAACGTAGACGTAGCAAGCGAGACCCTAGTGCCTTACCGCGCGCGGTAAGTTGAAGTCCTAAGCTGCGTAAATTGCGTAAATTGGGTGCCACGGCTTCGCGGTTCGCAGATGGTGAGAATCGTTCCTTTAAGATATCCCTCAACTTACTGCTGGTCAGGGGGCGGTTTAGGCGACCTCGCTCGGCTACCGATATCGATCCAGTCTCTTCCGAGACTACCACACACAAGCAGTTATCGACCCGTTCGGTAATACCCATGGCCGCGCGATGGCGCGTTCCCAACCGCCGGCTGGTGGCCCGTTCGGAAATGGGCAAAATGACCCCCGCCGCAGCAATCCGGGCTTCCCGAATTAAGACCGCCCCATCGTGCAAAAGGGTTGTGGTTTGAAACAGGCTTTGCAACAATTCCTTAGAAATTTCGGCGTTGATTTTGACCCCTGGAACAGAAAAATCCCGCTCGTCGAGGGGGTCCCCCGTTTCGAGAATCAGCAAAGCCCCAGTACGATTTTGTGAGAGTTCTTTGATCGCTTCGACAATTTCGTCAATGACGCTATTGACTTTGGGAACTGGTGCGGAAGATTGAAAAAGTTGGAGAACCTTGCCCTGTCCCAGCTGTTCGAGAAACCGGCGAAATTCCGATTGCAACAGCACGGCCATGGCCACCGCCGCGCCAGTGACGAGTTTTTCCAAGACGAAACTCATCAAAACCAATTGCAACTGCGTGCATAATATCCAGAAAAACACCAGGATAATAAAGCCGCGCACCATCCATAAGGTTCGACGCTCGCCGATAATGGCCAGCATCAGATAGCTCAGGGCAAACACCAAAAAAAGATCGATGGGGTGTTGCAGCCACTGTTGCCAAAATTCCCAGATGGAGGACGGTTCGATAATGCTCGCCGCCAGCAGCAAATATTGGTTCGGTATTCCATAAGGCGTCCATAGCGTCCCAAAATATCCCATTGGTATGGCGTGAACCTGGTGCTGTGATTTAGCTACTCATCGCGACGTGGGCAGGTGGGTGGGAACCAGCGATCGCTGCCCGTTTAGCAAGCCAAACCGGTGAAATCGCGATCGCTAGTCCCCGAAGCACCAACCCAGGGGAGACTTCCTTATTGGGAAGGGGCAATCAACCGCTGGGGCAACCGATCCTGGCGCAGCAAATCTTGATAGGTTTCCCGCTGCAAAATCGTGTTGGCTTCGCCATTGTTGACCAGTACCGCTGCCGGTCGGGGAATGCGGTTGTAGTTGGAAGCCATGCTGTAATTGTAGGCACCCGTACCCATGACGACGAGGACATCTCCAGGTTCGCTGGCCGGCAGGCGAGCATCGGCGATGAGAATATCTCCGGATTCGCAGTGTTTGCCGGCAATGGTCACGGTTTCGTTCGCAGGTACTGACATGCGATTGGCGATCGCGGCGCGGTATTCGGAACCGTAGGTAATCGGACGGGCGTTGTCCGACATGCCTCCATCCACGGCGATGTACTTGCGAATGCCGGGGACTTCTTTGGAAGACCCCACGGTATAGGCGGTGACGCAAGTGGTGCCAATGAGCGATCGCCCGGGTTCGCACAAAAGTTTGGGCAGGTCGATGTTGGCTTCGCGACAAGCATTCTGAATGCCTTCGCAAACTACCTGCACCCACTGTTGGATTTTGGGAGGATGTTCCGCTTCCGTATGGCAAATGCCCAAACCACCACCAACGTTAATTTCGCTGACTGGCAATCCCGCCTGTTGGGCTTTTTGGTACCACTGTACCAGAATCTTGGTTAGGTCCTGGTGGGGTTGCAGTTCAAAGATTTGGGAACCAATATGGGCATGGAAACCAACGCACCGCAGCTGTGGCGCTTCTTGTAATGCCTGCAACACGCCATCGAGGCTATCCGGATCGAAGCCAAATTTACTATCGATGTGACCGGTGCGAATGTACTCGTGGGTGTGGCATTCAATGCCCGGGGTGAATCGCAACATGACGGGCACGTTTTCGCGATCGCGGGCTAGCTCTTGCAAGGTGCGCAACTCCCACCAGTTATCCACCACAATGGTGCAACCTACTTCAATGGCGTATTCCAGTTCCAGTTGGGATTTGTTGTTGCCGTGCAGGTAGATTTTTTCCGGGACCATGCCAGCTTGAACGGCGGTGTGCAGTTCGCCGGCACTGACCACATCCATACCCAACCCTTCGCTGGCTACGATCGTGGCGATCGCCAAACAGCTCCAGGCTTTGGAGGCATATAAAATCTGGAATGGACCCTCATAGTGTTGTTGGAAGGTTTGGTAGTACTGACGGCAAGCCGTTCGCAAGGACGTTTCGTCGAGAATAAATAAAGGCGAACCGAATTGTGCTACTAGGGTAGCTACATCGCAGCCGCCGATTTCCAAGGTATCGCGGTCGTTAACCTTCGCTGTCAAAGGCAGCAGGTTCTGGTTAACCGAAGGCGCGTTGGCATCGTTGGGATCGGCGGGCAAGTTGGCAAGGTACTGACGTGCGGTATTGTCTACACCAGCAGAAGGGCTTACTACCATTGATATTTCCAGCTTTCCTTTGTGAATGTCTTACAATCGGTTTGTCTATTTAACCAGTGTACAATTAGCAGCTGTGGCTTTTTTAGAAATCAAACCAGCTTCCCCCGAAGATCTACCCGCCATCGTCACCCTGGACCGACTGTGTTGGGGGAAGTTTTGGAGTCGCTCTGGCTACCAACAGGAATTGGAAAGTCCGGCAAGCGATTTTTTGGTTCTGACGCCAACTTCTCCCCAGGTTTCTTCGCCAGGGGTGGTGGGGATGGGCTGTTTGTGGTCCGTTGCCGAAGAAGCCCACGTGATTCTGCTAGCGGTGCATCCCCAATACCGCCGTATGGGAGGCGGCCAAGTTTTGCTGTACGGTTTGTTGCTCGCAGCACACCAACGGGGCTTGCAATGGGCTACCCTAGAAGTACGTTCCTCCAATCGGGCGGCGATCGCGCTGTACCAGAAATTTGGTTTTGAAATTTTGGGTAGGCGGCGGCGCTATTATGAAGATGGGGAAGATGCTTTGGTGCTTTGGCGTCCGGGGCTGCAAGCAGAAAACTTTAAGGAAGATTTAACAATTTGGCAAAAATTGGTAAGCGATCGCGCCTTAAGTTGCCAATTGGGACCAAACGATTCAAAATGAAAGGCAAAGGTGAAAAATTCGTGTAAATTGTTACCAAAACTTCAGGAAAATTCTTATCCAATCTACTTACCAACGCGGTCAGACGATCGTGTAAAAAACTGTAAAAAATTTTCGTAGCTGGAGAAATCGATCCCCATATTGGTGCCAATAATAACAGCGAATCCTTTTCTCTATGCTACGATCGAAACACGGGTACGCAGCAGGTGATGGAATTACGCCATGTTTGAACGCTTTACAGAAAAAGCAATTAAAGTAATTATGCTCGCCCAGGAAGAAGCACGTCGTCTGGGCCATAACTTTGTGGGAACGGAGCAAATTCTCCTGGGACTAATTGGAGAGGGAACCGGCGTCGCCGCCAAAGTCTTAAAATCGATGGGGGTGAACCTCAAAGACGCCCGCATTGAAGTGGAAAAAATCATTGGTCGCGGTTCCGGATTTGTCGCCGTAGAAATTCCGTTTACCCCAAGGGCAAAAAGAGTTTTAGAACTATCTTTAGAAGAAGCGCGCCAGTTAGGACACAACTATATTGGCACCGAACATCTTCTTTTGGGTCTGATTCGCGAAGGGGAAGGCGTTGCTGCCCGCGTCCTAGAAAACTTGGGCGTAGACTTGTCTAAAGTACGCACGCAAGTGATCCGCATGCTCGGTGAAACCGCGGAGGTTTCCAGCAGTGCCCCCCAAGGACGCACCAAAACCCCAACCCTCGACGAGTTTGGCTCCAACCTGACCCAAATGGCCGCCGAAGGCAAGCTCGATCCGGTGGTAGGACGCCAAAAAGAAATCGAACGGGTGATCCAAATTTTGGGAAGGCGCACCAAAAACAATCCCGTGTTGATTGGCGAACCTGGTGTCGGGAAAACCGCGATCGCGGAAGGACTCGCCCAGCGCATTGCCAACAAAGATGTGCCCGATATTCTCGAAGACAAACGGGTCGTCACCCTCGATATTGGCTTGTTGGTCGCCGGTACCAAGTATCGGGGCGAATTTGAAGAGCGGTTGAAGAAAATCATGGACGAAATCCGCTCCGCCGGCAACGTCATCTTGACCATCGACGAGGTACATACCCTCATTGGTGCTGGCGCTGCGGAAGGAGCCATCGATGCCGCCAACATTTTGAAACCAGCCCTCGCTCGCGGCGAACTGCAGTGCATCGGTGCCACCACCCTCGACGAATACCGCAAGCACATCGAACGGGATGCTGCCTTGGAACGTCGCTTCCAGCCAGTCATGGTCGGCGAACCGACCGTGGAAGAAACCATTGAAATTCTCTACGGTCTGCGGGAACGCTACGAACAACACCACAAGCTCAGCATCACCGATGCAGCACTAGAAGCAGCAGCTACGCTCTCCGACCGCTACATCAGCGATCGCTACCTGCCCGACAAAGCCATCGACCTCATCGACGAAGCCAGTTCCCGGGTACGCCTGCTCGAATCCCAACTGCCTCCCGCTGCCAAAGAACTTGACCAAGAACTGCGGCAAGTGATGCGGGATAAAGACGACGCCGTGCGATCGCAAGATTTCGACCGTGCTGGCGAACTGCGCGATCGGGAAATGGAAATCAAATCCCAAATCCGCTCCATCGCCCAAAGTCGCAAAGCCGAAGGCAACGAAGACCGGGAAGCCCCCAAAGTAGACACTGAAGAAATTGCCCACATCGTCGCCAGCTGGACCGGCGTTCCCGTGAACAAGCTCACGGAAACCGAATCCGAAAAACTGCTCAACATGGAAGACACCCTACACGAGCGGTTGATCGGACAGGAAGAAGCCGTCAAAGCCGTTTCCCGGGCCTTACGTCGCGCCCGCGTCGGCTTGAAGAACCCCAACCGACCCATTGCTAGCTTTGTCTTCTCCGGTCCCACCGGCGTCGGCAAAACCGAGCTCACCAAAGCCCTGGCTTCCTACTTCTTCGGTTCCGAAGATGCCATGATTCGGCTGGACATGTCCGAATTCATGGAACGCCATACCGTCTCCAAGCTCATTGGGTCGCCACCGGGATACGTCGGCTACAACGAAGGCGGTCAGCTCACCGAATCGGTCCGCCGCCGTCCTTACACCGTGGTCTTGTTCGACGAAATCGAAAAGGCCCACCCCGACGTCTTCAACATGCTGCTGCAAATTTTAGAAGACGGTCGCCTCACCGATGCCAAAGGTCGCACGGTTTCCTTCAAAAACACCTTGCTAATCATGACCTCCAACATTGGTTCCAAGGTCATCGAAAAAGGTGGCGGCGGTTTGGGCTTCGAGTTCGAGGAAAACGCAGCCGATGCCCAGTACAACCGCATCCGGTCTCTGGTCAACGAAGAAATGAAACAGTACTTCCGACCTGAGTTCCTCAACCGTCTCGACGAAATTATCGTCTTCCGCCAGCTCAACAAAGAGGAAGTCAAAGAGATTTCCGAAATCATGCTGCGGGAAGTCTTCAGCCGCCTCACCGAGCAAGGCATCGAACTGCAAGTCACCGACTCTTTCAAAGAACGTCTGGTGGACGAAGGTTACAGCGAAACCTATGGAGCACGACCCCTACGCCGTGCCATCATGCGTCTGCTAGAAGATGCCTTGGCAGAAGAAATCCTCTCCGGTCGCATCAAAGAAGGCGATACGGCCGTTGTGGATATTAACTCCGAAGACGGTCAGGTGAAAATTACGCCTGCCGACAATCCCGAAGACCAACAGGAACTGCTTCCCCAAGGAGCTGATTCCTAACCAAATTTCGCCAAACTAGCGAATAGATAGCAAAAGGGCAGTCCCAGAGACTGCCCTTTCATTTTTTGTACCGAAAAGATAGCGTTATATGAAATCCGATTATATAGATCGCAAGCTATAGGGGCAGTGTCCCCGTGCCTGCTCTTGCCAAAAAATGTAGTTTTACTGGTCAGGTTTGGTATGAAATGGAGCGTTTAAAATTCTACTTCAATCGGGGGAAAAACTTGCCTGGGGAACTACCCAAACAGGCTCGATCGCTTTTGGGAAATATGTAGCCTGAAATACAGAAAAAATCCCCCTAAAAATCAGAAAGGGTACCGACGACTGGCCGCGTTTCGTCTCGGTACCCTATCTGGTTCGCTCCTCACACTCACTTATAGAATATACAGGAAAAAAACGGGATTTGTCCATCCCCCTCGGAAATTTTTTGGATTTTCTACCAGCGAAACCGCGATCGCAAGAGAAAACTAGAGTTCCAGAGGCGTTTCTGAGTGCAAATACGCCCCCAAAAAAAGATGTAGCAACCGATGAATTGCAATAACTAATCCAATTCTAGCTTGCGCTAAATATAAATTATCTGTGCGCGTTTCGTCAAAAATGCGACATTGGCTGTGGAACCGGCAAAATGCCTCGCTCAAATTGCCGACCAGCTTATGCCACGGCGGGGGATGTCGCTCCGTACAGTTCGCAGCATCGGTGGTGGCGACAAGGTAAAAGAGAGCTTGTTTTTCAGCTGGCAGGGTTAGTTGTAGCATTTGATGGGGATTCAGCCAGGGAAAGGGGTGGGGAGATCGTACTTGCCATAGAAAAGGATTGACACTGGGATGGGGATTTTTTAGGGTAATAATCGCTTCCCGATGGGCAAGACGGATGAGAGAGCAACAACGAGCATGGCTGTATTGGAGAAAAAAGATATCTGCGGCGGATGGTTGGTTTTTCCTCGGGGATGGCATTGGTGTTTTACCGCTTGACAGAAAACCATCCTGAGTTAGTTGCTGCAGCCACTCTGCTATGGCTTCATCGCCAACGACAATACTCAATAATCCCGATGAAACCACCTCCACCTGCAACCAGTTGCTACAATGGGAAGCAGCTATCCGTGCCGCCAATTTTTGGGCGATTTCTGGCGGTGGAAGGGGGGACAATTTCCCTAGGGAAAACGCGATCGCACTTAGGTAGATGGTCTGATGGAACTGTTTGACCTGCTGTAGGGGAATTTCCGCTGGTGAAATCGATAGATTTTGCTTTCGACTCTGCCATTGGGAAATCGCTTCACTGGCTTTTTGGTGTAGGTAGTTTTGCAACCAAGATTTCAGGGAAAACAAAGCAATTAACCCGTGAGGAAATTGTTATCTTCCCAAAAATAGCACTTTTTAGGCAGTCTTGAATTCATGTATTTTTCAGACAAACAAGATACATTCAGCGAAACCGAACCAACAGAACAAACTGAAAAAGAAGAGAAAGAAGAAAAAGAAGAAAACTATTTTGATTTTTTCTACGACCAACCGGGTAGCATCCCAGGAACCCTGAGCATCGAAGCCGATGCCGCCCCACCGAAAATGCTTTTGCTGGAATACGATGCCCAACGCCTCAATCGCCGACGCATTGAAACTCCAGAAGAATGCCAGTCCTATTTAGAATCCGATGCGGTTACTTGGTTGGATGTGGCTGGCTTGGGCAGTGAAGCCATTTTAAAACGTTTGGGAGAAGTTTTTCAGTTGCATCCTTTGGTGTTGGAAGATATTGTCAATGTTCCCCAACGACCCAAAGTAGAAGTTTACGAAGATCGGATTTTAATTATTGCCTGGATGGTGATGCTCAATCCCGAAGAACGGGGATTTTTTACCGAACAAGTTAGTTTTGTGGTAGACAGCAACTATTTGCTTACCGTTCAGGAAGAACCTGAATACGATTGTTTTGCACCAGTACGCGATCGCATTCGCAGTAACAAAGCCAACTTGCGGAAACAGGGAACCGATTTTTTAACCTACGCTTTGCTAGATGCGGTGATTGACGGCTTCTTTCCTGTTTTAGAAGAATACGGAGAATATATCGAAGAATTGGAAGAAGAAGTGGTCAATCAACCCAGCCAGCAAACTTTAGAGAAAATTTATCAAATTCGCCGGGAATTAATTGCCTTGCGTCGCGCTATTTGGCCCCAACGCCATGCCATTAACAAGTTAATTCAATCCAGCCAGCAAGACAATCGCGATTTGCTGTCTAAAGAAGTGCAAATTTACTTGCGCGATTGCTACGACCATGCTATACAGGTGCTAGATTTGGTGGAAGCGTATCGGGAATTAACTTCGGGTTTGATGGATGTCTATTTATCCGCCATTAGCAACAAAACCAACGAAATTATGAAAATTTTGGCGGTGGTTTCCACGATTTTTATTCCGCTAACCTTTGTAGCGGGGATTTATGGCATGAATTTCAACCCCGACGCTTCTCCTTGGAATATGCCGGAGTTAAACTGGTATTGGGGGTATCCCACCGTGTTGGGAGTGATGGCTGCGATCGCTGGGGGGATGATATACTTCTTCTACCGTCTGGGATGGTTTGGCGAGATCGACTCAACTCGTCAAAAAGAAAAGTTGAGAAAATAAGAACAAATCCATTCTAGAATTTTAGATTAGCAACCATTGTTCCCTTTCTTTTCCCAAATAAAAAAGTAGTGATAGGGGTGGAGTTTATCTTGATATTCTTCCCGAATTTTTAAGCCGGACTTTTCTAAAGAACTGACCAGCCGTTGTTTGGGATATTCTTCTATCCAGTTCTCTGATAAATTTGCAATAAGTAATCGGGGTGTGATTGTAGGGACACTTCACGAAGTACTCTTACCACGGCAATTAGAAAACCCCGGAAAATTATGGTTTTTCAGAAATGGTATAAGGCTGATAGAAAATTGTGGGGTGTTAAGCATTTACTGCACGGATTAACAAATGAAATTCTGCTGTAGACTTATGGGGAAGAACCCCCTGTGCCTTAGCAAAAAGAACCTGTAGTTACCCGCAAGTTCGGGGGAGGGCGGCAGCCAGGAGTTTTAGAGGGATTTAATCTATTCAATAAGAATTTTCTCGGAAAGCCTCTGCCAAAAACTCCTGATGCAACAAACAGCGATCGCGGTAAGCTTCAATTTGAGCGGCAGTCAAAGCTTCCCCATTGGCGTAGTGTTCCAACCAAGCCTGAGTCATTTCCTGGGCATCTTCTGGTAAGGCTTGCAATTCCCACCCCGGCACTTCAAAGTCTTGCATGAATTGGGTGACCTTGGGGTCGTAGCTAATGGCAAAACAACGACAAGCGGCGGCAGATGCCATTAAAAGTGCGTGAAAACGCATACCAATCACCATTTCCACCCCGTTGTAAATCCCCTTGAGTTCTCTCGGGTCTTCCCAATCTACAATATGACTGCTATCGGGAAGTTGCGGTTGGATGCGTTCTGCGATCGCACGATCTTGGGACTGTTGGAACGGTATTAATAAAATACAAGTATCCGTCGCCTTCTGAAAAGCAATCAAAGCCTTAACAATTGTATCCAGACGCGGCGGAGTTAACGCTCGATGCGATCGCAGAGTCACTGCCACCCGCGGTGCCGGCAAATCCGCCAAATGCTTGGCTGGTTTCTCCTGCAAAGCCCAAACCGGGTCTGGTGCCAAAGTACAATTAACTTGCCATTGCCGCAGCAGTTCTGCCGAAGCCACATCGCGAACGCTCACCGCCGTACACCGAGAAAAGGCGCGCCGGGTCAAATTTCGTACGAAGCGACGCTGTAGGGGTCCAATCCCTTGCCCCCAAGCAATGGTTTTTAATCCCATCCCCTGCGCCAAACCAACAATACCAGCGTAATACAAAGGACTGCGCCAGCTGGTGGCATCTTGGAACAAACTGCCGCCACCCAAAATCAACGCATCTGCCTGACGCAAAGCTCGCCAAACCAACCACGCCGACATGCGATCGCAAGTTTGCACCCGGTAGCGTCTGCGCGTGCGAACGGGCTCGGCCGATAGAACCAACGGTACCACATGCTGGGGGAGCATTTGCAGCAAAGACGCCAACAAAGCCTCATCCCCAGCATTTCCCTTTCCGTAATAACCGCAAATCACTGCTTTGACCATAGCCTTCCCGTTCGGATTTTCTCAAGTGCCTGTTATAGAAAATCACCATACCATCAACCAGAAATTTCACCAGCGCACCAACAACGATAATATAGAAACAATAGATACAATATTATTTCCATAGTTTTTCCATGAACGCACTTTCCATTCCCACTTGGATTATTCACGTCTCCAGCGTCATTGAATGGATGGCCGCCATTTGGATGGTGTGGCTGTATGCCGATATTAGCGGCGAGAAAACCTGGCGATGGCTGTCAGCAGCCATGTTTCCTGCCTTGGTGAGTGCCATGTGTGCCTGTACTTGGCACTTTTTCGACAATTCTCCCTCCCTTGCTTGGTTGGTAAACCTGCAAGCCACTATGACTGTAGTGGGTAATACCACCCTGTGCATCGCTGCTTGGTTGATTTGGCGAACCAGCAACCAACGTTCTCGGCAACGTTCCCAAAGTCGTAACTAGCAAGGTTTATGTTTTCTAAAGATAATCTATTTGCAATTTCCTTGTTTCCCTACCTAGGATTTTTGTGGTTTTTGACCCGTTCCGGCCAAACACCTAGATTGGCATTGGTGGGATTTTATATGACCTTGGTGTTTGTCGCCGTCACCATTCCCGCCGGCATCTACGCCAAAATGCAATACGGAAAAGCCTTGGCTAATGTAGACTGGTTACATGGTAGCGCCGAGGTGTTTTTAACCCTGGCGAACATCTTAATTGTTTTGGGATTTCGCCAAGCGGTTTTGGAGGCTCGGCGTAGTAAATAAAGTATGAAGAGATTTTAACGTGGTGGCTTTCGATCCCCGAGCGATTTATGGTTAACTCCCCTTCTCCCGGTCAAGACAGTCAAAATGCTTCTCCGTCAGTTCCCCTTTCCGTTTATCGAGAACTGGCGGCGGAACTGCAGAATACCAGAGCCATGGTGGAGTCTCTGAGGTCAGAAAACCAGCAACTGAGCGATCGCAATCAAGAATTGGTCGCTCACAATCAGAAGTTACAAGCCGAAATCCAAAAAACCGTACGTTC is part of the Geitlerinema sp. PCC 9228 genome and encodes:
- a CDS encoding DALR anticodon-binding domain-containing protein, which produces MFSLKSWLQNYLHQKASEAISQWQSRKQNLSISPAEIPLQQVKQFHQTIYLSAIAFSLGKLSPLPPPEIAQKLAARIAASHCSNWLQVEVVSSGLLSIVVGDEAIAEWLQQLTQDGFLSSGKTPMPSPRKNQPSAADIFFLQYSHARCCSLIRLAHREAIITLKNPHPSVNPFLWQVRSPHPFPWLNPHQMLQLTLPAEKQALFYLVATTDAANCTERHPPPWHKLVGNLSEAFCRFHSQCRIFDETRTDNLYLAQARIGLVIAIHRLLHLFLGAYLHSETPLEL
- a CDS encoding DUF3143 domain-containing protein, which produces MSLPPADTPLYNHPLPDIETWLRELGCQQDENQLHCWYLERPEWKAELALEIDQIAVRYLKAGDGARDVRRTFKYSLSRQDIEEAVFAGP
- a CDS encoding ATP-dependent Clp protease ATP-binding subunit, encoding MFERFTEKAIKVIMLAQEEARRLGHNFVGTEQILLGLIGEGTGVAAKVLKSMGVNLKDARIEVEKIIGRGSGFVAVEIPFTPRAKRVLELSLEEARQLGHNYIGTEHLLLGLIREGEGVAARVLENLGVDLSKVRTQVIRMLGETAEVSSSAPQGRTKTPTLDEFGSNLTQMAAEGKLDPVVGRQKEIERVIQILGRRTKNNPVLIGEPGVGKTAIAEGLAQRIANKDVPDILEDKRVVTLDIGLLVAGTKYRGEFEERLKKIMDEIRSAGNVILTIDEVHTLIGAGAAEGAIDAANILKPALARGELQCIGATTLDEYRKHIERDAALERRFQPVMVGEPTVEETIEILYGLRERYEQHHKLSITDAALEAAATLSDRYISDRYLPDKAIDLIDEASSRVRLLESQLPPAAKELDQELRQVMRDKDDAVRSQDFDRAGELRDREMEIKSQIRSIAQSRKAEGNEDREAPKVDTEEIAHIVASWTGVPVNKLTETESEKLLNMEDTLHERLIGQEEAVKAVSRALRRARVGLKNPNRPIASFVFSGPTGVGKTELTKALASYFFGSEDAMIRLDMSEFMERHTVSKLIGSPPGYVGYNEGGQLTESVRRRPYTVVLFDEIEKAHPDVFNMLLQILEDGRLTDAKGRTVSFKNTLLIMTSNIGSKVIEKGGGGLGFEFEENAADAQYNRIRSLVNEEMKQYFRPEFLNRLDEIIVFRQLNKEEVKEISEIMLREVFSRLTEQGIELQVTDSFKERLVDEGYSETYGARPLRRAIMRLLEDALAEEILSGRIKEGDTAVVDINSEDGQVKITPADNPEDQQELLPQGADS
- the cdaA gene encoding diadenylate cyclase CdaA, encoding MGYFGTLWTPYGIPNQYLLLAASIIEPSSIWEFWQQWLQHPIDLFLVFALSYLMLAIIGERRTLWMVRGFIILVFFWILCTQLQLVLMSFVLEKLVTGAAVAMAVLLQSEFRRFLEQLGQGKVLQLFQSSAPVPKVNSVIDEIVEAIKELSQNRTGALLILETGDPLDERDFSVPGVKINAEISKELLQSLFQTTTLLHDGAVLIREARIAAAGVILPISERATSRRLGTRHRAAMGITERVDNCLCVVVSEETGSISVAERGRLNRPLTSSKLRDILKERFSPSANREAVAPNLRNLRSLGLQLTARGKALGSRLLRLRSSASREKK
- the rimI gene encoding ribosomal protein S18-alanine N-acetyltransferase is translated as MSYNRFVYLTSVQLAAVAFLEIKPASPEDLPAIVTLDRLCWGKFWSRSGYQQELESPASDFLVLTPTSPQVSSPGVVGMGCLWSVAEEAHVILLAVHPQYRRMGGGQVLLYGLLLAAHQRGLQWATLEVRSSNRAAIALYQKFGFEILGRRRRYYEDGEDALVLWRPGLQAENFKEDLTIWQKLVSDRALSCQLGPNDSK
- the csaB gene encoding polysaccharide pyruvyl transferase CsaB, whose protein sequence is MVKAVICGYYGKGNAGDEALLASLLQMLPQHVVPLVLSAEPVRTRRRYRVQTCDRMSAWLVWRALRQADALILGGGSLFQDATSWRSPLYYAGIVGLAQGMGLKTIAWGQGIGPLQRRFVRNLTRRAFSRCTAVSVRDVASAELLRQWQVNCTLAPDPVWALQEKPAKHLADLPAPRVAVTLRSHRALTPPRLDTIVKALIAFQKATDTCILLIPFQQSQDRAIAERIQPQLPDSSHIVDWEDPRELKGIYNGVEMVIGMRFHALLMASAAACRCFAISYDPKVTQFMQDFEVPGWELQALPEDAQEMTQAWLEHYANGEALTAAQIEAYRDRCLLHQEFLAEAFRENSY
- the lysA gene encoding diaminopimelate decarboxylase; translation: MVVSPSAGVDNTARQYLANLPADPNDANAPSVNQNLLPLTAKVNDRDTLEIGGCDVATLVAQFGSPLFILDETSLRTACRQYYQTFQQHYEGPFQILYASKAWSCLAIATIVASEGLGMDVVSAGELHTAVQAGMVPEKIYLHGNNKSQLELEYAIEVGCTIVVDNWWELRTLQELARDRENVPVMLRFTPGIECHTHEYIRTGHIDSKFGFDPDSLDGVLQALQEAPQLRCVGFHAHIGSQIFELQPHQDLTKILVQWYQKAQQAGLPVSEINVGGGLGICHTEAEHPPKIQQWVQVVCEGIQNACREANIDLPKLLCEPGRSLIGTTCVTAYTVGSSKEVPGIRKYIAVDGGMSDNARPITYGSEYRAAIANRMSVPANETVTIAGKHCESGDILIADARLPASEPGDVLVVMGTGAYNYSMASNYNRIPRPAAVLVNNGEANTILQRETYQDLLRQDRLPQRLIAPSQ
- a CDS encoding isoprenyl transferase → MTAKPTVLHELPADLDREKLPQHVAVIMDGNGRWARNQGLPRIVGHQHGVDVLKDLLRCCRDWGIQALTVYAFSTENWKRPLSEVEFLMTLFERVLRRELDEMVAEDVRIQFVGNLQALPRSLQEEIDRAMAATRDNRGIRFNVATNYGGRQEILQACRALARQVQHGQIQPEEIDENLFSRHLYTSNLEDPDLFIRTSGEMRLSNFLLWQLAYTEIYVTDTLWPDFNRQEFYRAIYNYQQRHRRFGKV
- the corA gene encoding magnesium/cobalt transporter CorA; amino-acid sequence: MYFSDKQDTFSETEPTEQTEKEEKEEKEENYFDFFYDQPGSIPGTLSIEADAAPPKMLLLEYDAQRLNRRRIETPEECQSYLESDAVTWLDVAGLGSEAILKRLGEVFQLHPLVLEDIVNVPQRPKVEVYEDRILIIAWMVMLNPEERGFFTEQVSFVVDSNYLLTVQEEPEYDCFAPVRDRIRSNKANLRKQGTDFLTYALLDAVIDGFFPVLEEYGEYIEELEEEVVNQPSQQTLEKIYQIRRELIALRRAIWPQRHAINKLIQSSQQDNRDLLSKEVQIYLRDCYDHAIQVLDLVEAYRELTSGLMDVYLSAISNKTNEIMKILAVVSTIFIPLTFVAGIYGMNFNPDASPWNMPELNWYWGYPTVLGVMAAIAGGMIYFFYRLGWFGEIDSTRQKEKLRK